A genomic region of Streptomyces sp. R33 contains the following coding sequences:
- a CDS encoding vancomycin high temperature exclusion protein, translating into MKLKLVPGWTRTVAGRRRAVQTVVAGCVLLLLPSAWTHAAAADRLRSTADAPAAEVAVVFGAGLWNGRPTPYLARRLDAAAELYRTGKAKVVLVTGDNSRTEYDEPDAMRTYLTAHGVPGDRIVSDYAGFDTWDSCVRAKEIFGVKRAVLISQGFHIRRAVALCDAAGVEAYGVGVDDEHDATWYYGGTREVFAAGKAAIDAVFKPEPRFMGPKEPGVSRALGAPAN; encoded by the coding sequence AGACGGTGGTCGCCGGCTGCGTGCTGCTCCTGCTGCCCTCGGCATGGACGCATGCGGCGGCCGCGGACCGGCTGCGGAGCACGGCCGATGCGCCGGCCGCCGAGGTGGCGGTGGTGTTCGGGGCGGGGCTGTGGAACGGGCGGCCGACCCCGTATCTGGCCAGACGGCTCGATGCGGCGGCCGAGCTGTACCGGACCGGCAAGGCCAAGGTCGTGCTCGTCACCGGGGACAACAGCCGCACCGAGTACGACGAGCCCGACGCGATGCGCACGTACCTGACCGCCCACGGGGTGCCGGGCGACCGCATCGTCAGCGACTACGCCGGCTTCGACACCTGGGACTCCTGTGTCCGGGCGAAGGAGATCTTCGGGGTGAAGCGGGCCGTGCTGATCAGTCAGGGCTTCCACATACGCCGGGCCGTCGCGCTGTGCGATGCGGCGGGCGTGGAGGCGTACGGGGTCGGGGTGGATGACGAGCACGATGCGACCTGGTACTACGGCGGCACGCGCGAGGTCTTCGCGGCGGGCAAGGCGGCGATCGACGCGGTGTTCAAGCCGGAACCGCGGTTCATGGGGCCGAAGGAACCGGGGGTGTCGCGGGCCCTGGGTGCTCCGGCAAACTGA